One window from the genome of Dolosigranulum savutiense encodes:
- the rsmH gene encoding 16S rRNA (cytosine(1402)-N(4))-methyltransferase RsmH, with protein MANFEHTTVLLNEAVSGLDIKPEGTYIDMTLGGAGHTSLILNQLNEKGRLIAFDQDQWAIDNAQEVLRESIASGQLTLVKSNFRHLKQVLNDLEIKTVDGILYDLGVSSPQLDEATRGFSYHQEAKLDMRMNREQDLSAYEVVNEWSYNRLVGIFFKYGEEKFSKQIARKIEATRKNGPIETTQDLVDIIKEAIPAPARRSGGHPAKRIFQAIRIAVNDELHALEDSLKQAITALNVGGRLSVISFHSLEDKIVKHLLREYSTTPDLPRGLPIIPDHKQPLLTLINTRPITPNDQELEMNNRARSSLLRIAEKQRMED; from the coding sequence ATGGCAAATTTTGAGCACACAACGGTTTTATTGAATGAAGCTGTTTCAGGTTTGGATATAAAACCAGAAGGCACCTATATTGATATGACGTTAGGTGGGGCAGGCCATACATCACTTATCTTGAATCAATTAAATGAAAAGGGACGTTTGATTGCCTTTGATCAAGATCAATGGGCGATTGATAACGCTCAAGAAGTGTTACGTGAATCGATAGCATCTGGACAATTAACATTGGTGAAGTCTAACTTTAGACACCTAAAACAAGTATTAAATGATTTAGAGATTAAAACAGTTGACGGTATTTTGTATGATTTGGGAGTTTCATCCCCACAGTTAGATGAAGCAACGCGAGGATTTAGTTATCATCAAGAAGCAAAGTTAGATATGCGGATGAACCGTGAGCAAGATTTAAGTGCTTATGAAGTAGTCAATGAGTGGAGTTATAATCGCTTAGTAGGTATTTTCTTTAAGTATGGTGAAGAAAAATTCTCAAAACAAATTGCACGAAAGATTGAAGCAACACGCAAAAATGGACCAATTGAAACAACTCAAGACTTAGTTGATATCATTAAAGAAGCTATTCCCGCTCCAGCAAGACGATCGGGTGGGCATCCAGCGAAGCGTATTTTTCAAGCGATTCGTATTGCCGTAAATGATGAATTACATGCTTTAGAAGATTCATTAAAGCAGGCAATTACTGCATTGAATGTAGGTGGACGATTATCAGTTATTTCCTTTCACTCACTGGAAGATAAGATTGTCAAGCATTTATTGAGGGAATATTCGACCACACCTGATTTGCCCCGCGGATTGCCGATCATTCCAGATCATAAGCAACCGCTATTAACTCTAATTAACACTCGACCGATTACACCAAATGATCAAGAACTTGAGATGAATAATAGAGCGAGAAGTTCTTTATTAAGAATTGCCGAAAAACAGCGCATGGAGGATTGA
- a CDS encoding nucleotidyltransferase, which produces MKSIGIIAEYNPFHNGHAYQLASIRQELATDVIVVVMSGNFLQRGEPAVYDKWTRATWALQSGADVVIELPVAHSVQAADYFAQGGIQILDALGVDAINFGVESGDAADFTEAARWFITHEELLKVKLKDEFSGQSYPKRLSDIITELHPSFPLDLANPNNTLGLAYCKQIIKQSSHLTVTTLERKDAAYHQSELDPQKHIASATAIRHAVASGKSVEQFVPSAVSKLLEKQPMTNWTSFWPLLQYQIMVLTEQQLASIYEMPDGLPPKLKRLAIEQSSFETFIEELDQKHTTRVKMQRLCLYILLGLTNRAVVKVFEAPTPLHILGFSSVGRSFLNEQKHHLSHPLVTNINQQTASNWQLDIRAGNIYRLGARQPVAKQDFTRHPVIISGE; this is translated from the coding sequence ATGAAGAGTATCGGTATCATAGCGGAATATAATCCTTTCCACAACGGACATGCTTATCAATTAGCTTCTATTCGCCAAGAGTTAGCGACAGATGTTATTGTTGTAGTAATGTCTGGTAACTTCTTACAGCGAGGCGAACCAGCTGTGTATGATAAATGGACCAGGGCAACATGGGCGCTGCAATCTGGTGCTGATGTCGTTATTGAGCTACCGGTTGCGCATAGTGTGCAGGCAGCTGATTATTTTGCACAAGGTGGCATACAAATCTTAGATGCGCTCGGGGTCGATGCTATTAATTTTGGAGTCGAGTCTGGTGATGCGGCTGATTTTACTGAGGCAGCTCGTTGGTTTATCACGCATGAAGAGCTACTTAAGGTGAAATTGAAAGATGAATTTAGCGGTCAGAGTTATCCCAAGCGTCTGTCCGATATAATTACGGAGTTACATCCGTCCTTCCCTCTTGATTTGGCCAATCCGAATAATACATTAGGATTAGCTTATTGCAAGCAAATCATTAAGCAATCTAGTCACTTGACGGTGACAACGCTGGAGCGAAAAGATGCAGCATATCATCAATCTGAACTAGATCCTCAAAAACATATTGCGAGCGCAACAGCTATTCGTCATGCGGTCGCGTCAGGAAAATCAGTGGAGCAGTTTGTACCATCAGCTGTGTCAAAATTATTAGAAAAACAGCCTATGACAAATTGGACCTCTTTTTGGCCATTATTACAATACCAAATAATGGTCTTGACCGAACAGCAGTTAGCAAGTATTTATGAGATGCCAGATGGGTTGCCACCGAAATTGAAACGACTAGCTATAGAGCAGTCCAGCTTCGAGACATTTATTGAAGAGCTGGATCAGAAGCATACAACACGGGTGAAGATGCAGCGGCTATGTCTCTATATTTTGTTAGGATTAACCAATCGAGCTGTTGTGAAAGTATTCGAAGCGCCTACACCACTTCATATACTCGGCTTTAGCTCGGTCGGACGATCGTTTCTCAATGAACAAAAGCACCATCTGTCGCATCCGCTAGTAACCAATATTAATCAACAAACAGCTTCAAATTGGCAGCTTGATATCAGAGCAGGTAATATTTATCGACTGGGAGCTCGCCAACCTGTAGCTAAGCAAGATTTTACCCGACATCCTGTGATTATATCGGGTGAGTAG
- a CDS encoding DUF3397 family protein has protein sequence MGRVFYLVLLIGLFLTPFFVLYHHRWLNDTLKESGLKLKTPDLVTIFLFFTIYLFSSIVFGTSGFLWFIVVICLCAIGLVTYYLRNKQTIEYIRFLRVWWRMTFLIGMLFYVICGVAAIITLSGR, from the coding sequence ATGGGACGTGTTTTCTATCTAGTGTTGTTAATAGGATTGTTTCTGACACCATTTTTTGTGCTCTATCACCATCGTTGGCTAAACGATACGCTGAAAGAGTCTGGCTTGAAGCTAAAAACCCCCGATTTAGTAACTATTTTTCTGTTTTTCACGATTTATTTATTTAGTAGTATTGTCTTTGGAACAAGTGGTTTTTTATGGTTTATAGTTGTGATTTGTTTGTGTGCTATTGGCTTGGTAACGTATTATCTCCGGAATAAACAAACTATTGAATATATCAGATTTTTACGTGTTTGGTGGCGGATGACGTTTCTAATCGGCATGCTTTTTTATGTTATTTGTGGTGTTGCAGCTATTATAACTCTAAGTGGACGTTAA
- a CDS encoding YceD family protein, giving the protein MMKIKWALNELRAKLHEAIKVEGDLPELIPSIKTRSDRIIDVSSIHIDGWLIVDSEDEFTVDATLTVEMTLPSTRSLEPVDITCNVLLSETYLSPGAELVGDSQIEDMSIELDRDILDLQKPIEDSILVSLPTKVLTQEERESHVFPQGENWEVLEEGNKKATSSMNEDSPFSALKDLFPQEDDGERE; this is encoded by the coding sequence ATGATGAAAATCAAATGGGCACTGAATGAATTGAGAGCAAAATTGCACGAAGCCATTAAGGTGGAAGGTGATTTACCAGAGTTGATTCCTAGTATAAAAACTAGATCAGATCGCATTATAGATGTCTCTTCTATTCATATCGATGGTTGGTTAATTGTTGATAGTGAAGATGAGTTTACAGTAGATGCGACCTTAACTGTGGAAATGACATTGCCGTCGACACGTTCGCTTGAACCAGTTGATATCACTTGCAATGTATTGCTTTCAGAAACATATCTCTCTCCAGGTGCTGAACTTGTTGGAGATAGCCAAATAGAAGATATGTCAATCGAATTAGATCGAGATATCTTAGATCTTCAGAAGCCAATTGAAGATTCAATTCTTGTTTCTTTACCCACTAAAGTACTTACCCAAGAAGAGAGAGAATCTCATGTTTTCCCGCAAGGAGAGAATTGGGAAGTATTAGAGGAAGGAAATAAGAAAGCAACATCATCAATGAATGAAGACTCTCCATTTTCTGCTTTGAAGGATTTATTTCCACAAGAAGATGATGGAGAACGAGAATAG
- the mraZ gene encoding division/cell wall cluster transcriptional repressor MraZ, which yields MLMGEYKHNIDSKGRLIVPAKFRDDLGESFIVTRGLDGCLFGYPLQAWQELEHKLKNLPLAKKEARQFTRFFYSGAVECTLDKQGRINLPQTLVDHAALSKTCYIIGVSERIEIWSQERWDNVTDEVEASFEDLAEDMIDFGF from the coding sequence ATGTTGATGGGCGAGTATAAACACAATATTGACAGTAAAGGTCGATTAATTGTGCCCGCAAAGTTCAGAGATGATCTGGGCGAGTCATTCATTGTTACACGTGGCTTGGATGGGTGTTTATTTGGTTATCCTCTGCAAGCTTGGCAAGAGCTTGAGCATAAACTAAAGAATCTTCCACTGGCTAAAAAAGAAGCCCGTCAATTCACTCGTTTTTTCTATTCAGGAGCGGTAGAGTGTACTTTAGACAAGCAAGGTCGCATTAACTTACCACAGACATTAGTTGATCATGCCGCTCTCTCAAAAACTTGCTACATTATTGGGGTATCAGAGCGCATTGAAATATGGAGCCAAGAACGCTGGGATAATGTGACGGATGAAGTAGAAGCCTCTTTTGAAGATTTGGCAGAGGATATGATTGATTTTGGATTTTAA
- the ftsL gene encoding cell division protein FtsL: protein MTVATNYNVDRQYNHNYRAETTATSRPYSKENVTAKPRRTLVHKGITKAEKVVVGMFVIILIAMTVWYLSSSVAVAQVNRQVQDLKGRIEKMTTENNNLEQNIQELSRYDRVYSIGEQSGLNYSEENIRNVE, encoded by the coding sequence ATGACAGTGGCAACAAACTATAATGTAGACCGACAATATAATCATAATTATCGGGCGGAAACAACTGCAACGTCACGTCCTTATTCAAAAGAGAACGTTACTGCCAAACCACGACGTACCCTTGTACATAAAGGAATAACTAAAGCTGAAAAAGTGGTTGTTGGTATGTTTGTAATTATATTGATTGCCATGACAGTTTGGTACTTATCAAGCTCGGTAGCAGTCGCTCAGGTCAACCGACAAGTGCAAGATTTAAAAGGACGGATTGAAAAGATGACGACTGAAAATAATAATTTAGAGCAAAATATCCAAGAATTATCGCGCTATGATCGCGTATATAGTATTGGTGAACAATCAGGATTAAACTATTCAGAAGAAAATATAAGGAATGTCGAATAA
- the rpmF gene encoding 50S ribosomal protein L32: protein MAVPKRRTSTTRKKKRRTHLGLKLPNMNECRNCGEMKRNHHVCPSCGHYGGEQVIAKNA, encoded by the coding sequence ATGGCAGTACCAAAGCGACGTACGTCAACAACACGTAAGAAAAAACGCCGTACGCACCTAGGATTGAAATTACCAAACATGAATGAATGCCGTAACTGTGGTGAAATGAAACGTAACCACCACGTATGCCCATCATGTGGACACTACGGTGGCGAACAAGTTATCGCAAAAAATGCATAA